From Rudanella lutea DSM 19387, a single genomic window includes:
- the ruvX gene encoding Holliday junction resolvase RuvX yields the protein MPRLVAIDFGAKRTGIAVTDPLQLIASALETIPSHTVVAYLKKYAQTEPIEAFVVGMPKRLDGTDTDNTPRVKSFVRALQNAFPETPVHLHDERFTSKMALQAMIASGSTKKDRREKSGNIDKVSAAIILQSFMEQHQR from the coding sequence ATGCCACGACTCGTTGCCATTGATTTTGGAGCCAAACGCACGGGAATTGCCGTGACCGACCCCCTGCAACTCATTGCATCGGCGCTGGAAACCATTCCGTCGCATACGGTGGTGGCTTACCTGAAAAAGTACGCGCAGACCGAGCCGATTGAGGCCTTTGTGGTGGGTATGCCGAAGCGGCTCGATGGAACCGATACCGACAATACACCCCGGGTAAAGTCGTTTGTGCGGGCCTTGCAGAACGCTTTTCCCGAAACCCCCGTTCATCTACACGACGAGCGATTTACGAGCAAAATGGCCTTGCAAGCCATGATTGCGAGCGGGTCGACAAAGAAAGACCGACGCGAAAAATCGGGTAACATCGATAAAGTAAGCGCGGCAATCATTTTGCAATCATTTATGGAACAACATCAGCGATGA
- a CDS encoding amidohydrolase codes for MNVTLLQTSLHWHDPVANRAALEETIFALPQPTDLIVLPEMFTTGFTMEAPAVAEAPRLTTHRWMQQMAAQTNAAVTGSYVVRDNGQYVNRLLWMEPDGQFATYDKRHLFRMAGEDKLYKAGESRLIRTWRGWRICPLICYDLRFPVWSRNTPQAYDLLLYVANWPAVRQQPWDTLLQARAIENLSYVVGVNRVGDDVNGHHYAGGSAIISPKGEVLFRQYEAPAAHQQTLSLDELNEFRAKFPAHLDADEFVINNR; via the coding sequence ATGAACGTAACCCTCCTCCAAACCTCCCTGCACTGGCACGACCCGGTGGCGAATCGGGCCGCGCTGGAGGAGACTATTTTTGCACTGCCTCAGCCCACCGACCTCATTGTGCTGCCCGAGATGTTTACAACGGGATTCACGATGGAGGCCCCTGCTGTGGCCGAGGCTCCGCGTCTGACTACCCACCGCTGGATGCAGCAAATGGCCGCGCAAACCAATGCCGCCGTCACGGGCAGCTATGTAGTGCGCGACAACGGGCAGTACGTGAATCGGTTGCTTTGGATGGAGCCCGACGGGCAGTTTGCTACCTACGACAAGCGGCACTTGTTCAGGATGGCGGGAGAAGACAAACTGTACAAGGCGGGGGAGTCGCGCCTGATTCGGACGTGGCGCGGCTGGCGTATCTGCCCGCTTATTTGCTACGACCTGCGGTTTCCGGTCTGGAGCCGCAACACGCCACAAGCGTATGACCTGCTGTTGTACGTAGCCAATTGGCCCGCGGTACGGCAACAACCCTGGGACACCCTCCTGCAAGCCCGCGCCATCGAAAACTTGAGTTATGTGGTGGGTGTCAACCGGGTTGGCGACGATGTCAACGGGCACCATTATGCCGGTGGCTCGGCCATCATCAGCCCAAAAGGCGAGGTGCTGTTCAGACAGTACGAAGCCCCTGCCGCGCATCAGCAAACCCTCTCGCTCGACGAGCTAAACGAGTTTCGGGCCAAATTCCCCGCCCACCTCGACGCAGATGAGTTTGTAATAAATAATAGATAA
- the def gene encoding peptide deformylase translates to MILPIVAYGDPVLRKRAKDIEPGTLDVKKLSDDMFETMYASSGIGLAAPQIGQGVRMFVVDGTGINEDEEEADKDPSLEGFKKTFINPEIVDETGEEWGFEEGCLSIPGIRAEVYRPEVVVIRYFDTDWNEHEEEYDGMAARIIQHEYDHLEGKLFTDYLSPLKRQLLKKKLADITKGKVDVDYRMRFPR, encoded by the coding sequence ATGATCCTTCCTATTGTAGCCTACGGAGACCCGGTTCTTCGTAAACGGGCTAAAGACATTGAACCGGGCACCCTCGATGTAAAAAAATTGAGCGACGACATGTTTGAAACCATGTACGCGTCGTCGGGTATTGGTTTGGCAGCCCCCCAGATCGGGCAGGGCGTTCGGATGTTTGTGGTTGATGGAACGGGCATCAATGAAGACGAAGAAGAAGCCGATAAAGACCCCAGCCTCGAAGGGTTCAAGAAAACCTTTATCAACCCCGAAATTGTCGATGAAACCGGTGAAGAATGGGGTTTTGAAGAGGGCTGTCTGAGTATTCCGGGAATCCGGGCGGAGGTGTACCGGCCCGAAGTGGTCGTGATTCGGTACTTCGATACCGACTGGAACGAACACGAAGAGGAGTACGACGGTATGGCGGCCCGCATTATCCAGCACGAGTACGACCACCTCGAAGGTAAACTCTTTACGGATTACCTGTCGCCCCTGAAACGGCAGTTGCTGAAGAAAAAACTGGCCGACATCACCAAAGGAAAGGTGGATGTCGATTACCGGATGCGCTTTCCACGATGA
- a CDS encoding ferredoxin--NADP reductase has protein sequence MTDLQRTFRVTRWVQETADTRSYWLEPTDQQPVPFRPGQFLTLLVPFHGHEARRSYSISSLPAEGLRITIKRVANGDISRYLLDTLTEGDLVSSLPPAGRFVLDTQPAGPARDILLFGAGSGITPLLPLIRQALTDEPQSRVTLLYSNPRASGIIFRDELNQLHQAYPDQFRLLYVLSRSEPDEALPKGTVLPGRMSNTRLETMLPTLLHHDRAHARVFICGPADYMRMVQFTLLVSGMQAGQLRRENFVVEPLPKTPAPVRAQDRTVRLRLPDREVDIEVPAYVSILQAALDAGIRLPYSCRGGRCSSCAARCTAGRVQMTINDVLTERDLAEGWVLTCTGYPDTDGVVIEV, from the coding sequence ATGACCGACCTGCAACGTACCTTCCGCGTGACCCGCTGGGTTCAGGAAACCGCCGACACCCGCAGCTACTGGCTCGAACCAACCGACCAACAGCCGGTGCCGTTCCGGCCGGGGCAATTTCTGACTCTGCTTGTACCCTTTCATGGGCACGAAGCCCGGCGCTCGTACTCAATCAGCTCCCTGCCTGCCGAGGGCCTGCGAATCACCATCAAGCGAGTGGCAAACGGTGATATTTCGCGCTACCTGCTCGACACCCTGACCGAGGGTGACCTAGTCAGCAGCCTCCCGCCCGCAGGTCGGTTTGTACTCGATACGCAACCGGCTGGCCCCGCCCGTGATATTCTGCTGTTTGGGGCCGGGAGCGGCATTACGCCCTTACTACCCCTCATTCGGCAGGCCCTCACCGACGAGCCGCAAAGCCGCGTAACCCTGTTGTACAGCAATCCGCGCGCATCGGGCATCATTTTTCGGGACGAACTGAACCAGCTACATCAGGCCTACCCCGATCAGTTCCGGCTGCTTTACGTACTCAGCCGGTCTGAGCCCGACGAGGCCCTGCCCAAGGGTACCGTCCTCCCCGGCCGGATGAGCAATACCCGGCTCGAAACAATGCTCCCTACCCTGCTGCACCACGACCGTGCGCACGCCCGGGTGTTTATCTGCGGCCCGGCCGATTACATGCGGATGGTTCAGTTTACTCTGCTGGTGTCGGGCATGCAGGCCGGGCAGCTCCGGCGTGAAAACTTCGTAGTTGAGCCCCTACCCAAAACACCGGCCCCGGTACGCGCGCAGGATCGAACGGTGCGGCTCCGACTGCCCGATCGGGAGGTCGATATTGAGGTGCCAGCGTACGTCTCCATTTTGCAGGCCGCGCTCGATGCGGGCATTCGACTACCCTACAGCTGCCGGGGTGGGCGGTGCTCGTCGTGCGCGGCCCGTTGCACGGCGGGGCGGGTGCAGATGACCATCAACGATGTGCTGACCGAGCGCGACCTCGCCGAAGGCTGGGTGCTCACCTGTACGGGTTACCCCGACACCGACGGGGTGGTGATTGAGGTCTGA
- a CDS encoding ligand-binding sensor domain-containing protein, which produces MFSLFYSFGRTLLVASMLLCLMGSAYGQGFRVDHIGVAQGLTQGSVYYMHKDSRGFMWFGTQDGLNRYDGHTFRTFRPDPVAGSNRRTRPALNRPTPSSIHGINIMGIVETPNGDLWVGTEEGLNRYDRLHDRFTCLKAQHPQTGRPINSRTLPFFADKHELLYLSDTEGLVSLKWQTLQKQVLDPTLKPAQEYDLQSSTVRTPAGDVWLHAAKGVIRYNLKERRVHTYFSDGPDNEAGTPLAIFSFYIDKNGVAWLGTATNLIRFDYRTCVYKTYQLGPKRPISPVYSLAEDQTNLLWMGTQANGLLYFDKRTERFGAITHFTSSNQRLRTYEISKVYVDDQGIVWANVDPDGLARVVPNSFLFEGMLKSKHSGDPAIDPPHQLSNYSIRAFLEESPRRIWVATEKGINVFDPVTKQIVERYLTDSERSALPMHNFIKSIYRDWRGKIWIGSIGGAMCFDPVRKSVELAPFPSRFNSLVAANYVRNLVSIDSSTLAAATEDGLYTLHLPDKTWVREPTLLHKNLFSFWFDAARRQLWIGTYLHGFAVYQLPPVGKPGPWRQIRLGLEGATVLHMQEDPNRPVVWISTNRGLACFDQKTGKIQLYGERQGLANSFVYGALCDTLGNVWVSTNRGISRLNPEKAVFTNFKLTDGLQGYEFNGNALMRSSDGRLYFGGVNGFNYCRPEAYHSSRFNPRVHIYNLKVNEEPFAPGNRYVGEVNEIDLSHEQNTISLEFSALDNTSTGYNTYQYQMTGYEDRWVQVGENNYVRYANLPPGDYTFQVKAANKDNHWSHHVRQLHIRIRPPFWSTWPFILLALGSLSGLILWYVRHREALIRQKEAERVRLAYDVQEQTKKSIARDLHDEIGTRLATLKLYTSQLVQHTPESNAIRTIKANMFGLINDTITDVRNLLRKLDPQTLERHGYVAAVEELFDRVNATETVKMNLNVVQAPARLSKDTSLMLYRITQELLNNSLKHAGAEHIGLVVRAQEGSLQLEYSDDGKGFDYDRSVRGLGIGNIESRVAMLHGKINWQTQPGKGTKAIIDVPIRGTENTAEPQTSITTPSVSG; this is translated from the coding sequence ATGTTCAGCCTGTTCTACTCTTTTGGGCGCACCTTGCTGGTAGCCAGTATGTTGCTCTGCCTTATGGGGAGTGCGTATGGGCAGGGTTTTCGGGTCGATCATATCGGGGTCGCGCAGGGACTTACCCAAGGGTCTGTGTATTACATGCACAAAGACAGCCGCGGATTTATGTGGTTTGGCACCCAGGACGGCCTGAACCGGTATGATGGCCATACGTTCCGCACCTTTCGGCCCGACCCTGTGGCGGGCAGTAACCGACGCACCCGACCCGCTCTCAACCGGCCAACGCCCAGCTCTATTCACGGAATCAACATCATGGGCATTGTCGAAACGCCCAATGGCGACCTGTGGGTAGGTACCGAAGAGGGCCTGAACCGGTACGACCGCCTGCACGATCGGTTTACCTGCCTGAAAGCCCAACACCCACAAACGGGACGACCAATAAACAGCCGAACACTTCCTTTTTTTGCCGATAAACACGAACTTCTGTATCTCAGCGATACCGAGGGGCTGGTATCGCTCAAGTGGCAGACGCTCCAGAAACAGGTACTTGACCCGACGCTTAAACCGGCCCAGGAGTACGACCTGCAAAGTTCGACCGTTCGGACCCCAGCGGGCGATGTGTGGCTACATGCGGCTAAAGGTGTGATTCGGTACAACCTGAAAGAACGGCGGGTGCACACGTACTTTAGCGATGGCCCCGACAATGAAGCCGGTACCCCGTTGGCCATTTTTTCGTTTTACATTGACAAAAATGGGGTGGCCTGGCTCGGAACGGCTACCAACCTGATTCGGTTCGACTACCGCACCTGTGTGTACAAGACCTATCAGCTTGGGCCTAAGCGGCCGATCAGCCCGGTCTACAGTTTGGCCGAAGACCAGACAAACCTGCTCTGGATGGGTACCCAGGCCAACGGCTTGTTGTATTTCGATAAACGGACCGAGCGCTTCGGGGCCATTACGCATTTCACTAGCAGTAACCAACGGCTTCGGACCTACGAGATTAGCAAAGTGTACGTAGACGATCAGGGCATTGTGTGGGCCAACGTCGACCCCGACGGACTGGCGCGGGTGGTACCCAACTCGTTTCTGTTTGAGGGGATGCTCAAAAGTAAACACTCGGGCGACCCGGCCATTGACCCGCCCCATCAGTTGAGCAACTACTCGATTCGGGCGTTTCTGGAAGAGTCGCCCCGGCGGATCTGGGTAGCTACCGAAAAGGGGATCAACGTATTCGACCCGGTTACGAAACAGATTGTTGAGCGGTACCTGACCGACAGCGAGCGTAGTGCGTTGCCCATGCACAACTTCATTAAGTCGATTTACCGCGATTGGCGCGGCAAAATCTGGATTGGCTCCATTGGCGGAGCTATGTGCTTTGACCCGGTCCGTAAATCGGTTGAGCTGGCCCCGTTTCCGTCGCGGTTCAACAGCCTCGTGGCCGCCAACTACGTCCGAAATCTGGTGTCTATCGACAGCAGTACGTTGGCGGCCGCTACCGAAGATGGCCTGTACACCCTGCATCTGCCGGACAAAACCTGGGTGCGCGAGCCCACCTTGCTCCACAAAAACCTGTTTAGCTTCTGGTTCGATGCAGCACGACGGCAGCTCTGGATTGGTACGTACCTGCACGGATTTGCGGTGTATCAGCTGCCGCCGGTTGGCAAGCCGGGGCCCTGGCGTCAAATCCGGCTCGGGCTCGAAGGGGCCACGGTGCTGCACATGCAGGAAGACCCTAACCGGCCGGTTGTCTGGATCTCGACCAACCGGGGGCTGGCGTGCTTTGACCAGAAAACCGGAAAAATTCAGTTGTATGGCGAGCGGCAGGGATTGGCTAACTCATTTGTGTACGGGGCCCTGTGCGATACGCTCGGAAATGTGTGGGTGAGTACCAACCGGGGTATCTCAAGGCTGAATCCCGAAAAGGCGGTATTCACGAATTTCAAACTGACCGATGGCCTACAGGGCTATGAGTTTAACGGAAATGCCCTGATGCGGTCGTCGGACGGTCGGCTGTATTTTGGTGGCGTGAATGGGTTCAACTACTGTCGTCCCGAAGCATACCACAGTAGTCGTTTTAACCCGAGGGTGCACATCTACAACCTGAAGGTCAACGAAGAGCCCTTTGCGCCCGGCAACCGGTATGTGGGTGAGGTAAATGAGATAGACCTGAGCCATGAGCAAAATACCATTTCGCTCGAATTCAGCGCGCTCGATAACACGAGCACCGGATACAACACCTACCAGTACCAGATGACAGGCTACGAGGATCGGTGGGTGCAGGTGGGTGAAAATAACTACGTTCGGTACGCCAATCTGCCGCCCGGCGATTACACCTTTCAGGTCAAAGCGGCCAATAAAGACAACCATTGGAGCCATCATGTGCGGCAGCTGCACATCCGAATCCGGCCGCCGTTCTGGAGCACCTGGCCTTTTATCCTGCTGGCGCTGGGCTCGCTAAGTGGCCTGATTCTCTGGTACGTGCGGCATCGCGAAGCACTGATTCGGCAAAAAGAAGCCGAACGGGTGCGATTGGCGTACGATGTGCAGGAACAAACCAAGAAAAGCATCGCCCGCGATTTGCACGACGAGATCGGGACCCGGCTGGCAACGCTCAAGCTGTACACGAGCCAACTGGTGCAGCATACCCCCGAATCGAACGCTATTCGCACGATTAAGGCAAACATGTTTGGTCTGATCAATGACACCATCACCGACGTGCGCAACCTGCTTCGGAAACTCGATCCTCAAACGCTGGAGCGCCATGGCTATGTGGCGGCCGTGGAGGAATTGTTTGACCGGGTCAATGCCACCGAAACCGTCAAAATGAACCTCAACGTGGTGCAGGCTCCCGCCCGACTGTCGAAAGATACGAGCCTGATGCTGTACCGAATTACGCAGGAATTGCTCAACAACTCGCTCAAACACGCGGGTGCCGAACACATTGGCCTGGTGGTGAGAGCACAGGAGGGTAGCTTGCAGCTTGAGTATAGCGACGACGGCAAGGGATTCGATTACGACCGGAGTGTCCGCGGACTGGGTATCGGTAACATTGAGTCGCGGGTGGCGATGCTACATGGTAAAATCAACTGGCAAACCCAGCCCGGAAAAGGTACCAAAGCCATTATCGACGTACCGATTCGCGGTACCGAAAACACAGCCGAACCTCAGACCTCAATCACCACCCCGTCGGTGTCGGGGTAA
- the gatC gene encoding Asp-tRNA(Asn)/Glu-tRNA(Gln) amidotransferase subunit GatC: MKVDKETLQKIAHLARLEVRPEEEAELLNSLNGVLTWMEQLNEVDTTGVEPLMHISPDLNVLRNDAVANHLPREQALVNAPQHDETFFQVPKVME; the protein is encoded by the coding sequence ATGAAAGTCGATAAAGAGACCTTACAAAAAATTGCCCACCTTGCTCGTTTGGAGGTTCGGCCGGAGGAAGAAGCCGAACTGCTCAACAGCCTCAATGGCGTACTGACCTGGATGGAGCAACTGAACGAAGTCGACACCACGGGTGTAGAGCCGCTGATGCATATTTCACCCGACCTTAATGTACTGCGTAACGATGCGGTGGCCAATCATCTCCCCCGCGAGCAGGCCCTCGTCAATGCCCCTCAGCATGACGAGACCTTTTTCCAGGTGCCGAAGGTGATGGAATAA
- a CDS encoding prolyl oligopeptidase family serine peptidase yields MMAGTTAALAQPLAYPTTRQTDQTDTYHGTVVKDPYRWLEDDRSAETGEWVKAQNKVTFGYLEQIPYRAQLQSRLEKIYNYPKYSAPSRKGDWFYFSKNDGLQNQSVLYRQKGLNGTPEVVLDPNKLSADGTTRLSAFSLSKDGNYAVVGTSKGGSDWNEYQIMDLRTKQYLPDKIEWVKVSGVAWQGNGFFYSRYPKPDGSALAAKNENHQVFYHALNTPQSADRLVYEDPKNPQRFHTVETSEDERFAVMSVSDRGKGKDGNALYYMDAKAGHKTFVPAITEITDARYNFIDNDGDAFLIETNADAPNGKLIRFEPKTKTTTVLLAEKPEPLSSIGVAGGKLFANYSKDVTSRVYVYDRKGKLENEIQLPGVGTVSGFGGENDDKFVFFTFTSFTFPPTIYRYDLATKASTVFRQPEVDFTPTDYETKQVFYTSKDGTRVPMFITYKKGIKLDGTNPTLLYGYGGFNISLPPSFSPLRIGFLEQGGVYAQANLRGGGEYGEKWHEQGMKLKKQNVFDDFIAAAEYLIGQKYTSPEKLAINGGSNGGLLVGAVMNQRPELFKVAIPQVGVMDMLRFHKFTIGWNWIADYGSSDNAQEFKTLYSYSPLHNIKPGVNYPATMVTTADHDDRVVPAHSFKYAAALQAAYKGPNPMLIRIDTNSGHGASNTKKAIESTADTYAFILWNMGVKSLREIAQK; encoded by the coding sequence ATGATGGCCGGAACTACAGCCGCTCTTGCTCAGCCCCTCGCGTACCCAACCACCCGCCAAACGGACCAAACGGATACCTACCACGGTACGGTGGTAAAAGACCCCTACCGTTGGCTCGAAGACGACCGCTCGGCCGAAACCGGCGAGTGGGTGAAGGCCCAAAACAAAGTGACCTTCGGCTACCTTGAGCAGATTCCCTACCGGGCTCAGTTGCAAAGCCGACTCGAGAAAATTTACAATTACCCTAAGTACTCGGCCCCCTCGCGCAAAGGCGATTGGTTTTATTTCTCGAAAAACGACGGCCTGCAAAATCAATCGGTGCTGTACCGCCAGAAAGGGTTGAACGGTACGCCCGAAGTGGTGCTCGACCCCAACAAACTCTCGGCCGATGGTACCACCCGGCTGTCGGCATTTAGCCTCTCCAAAGATGGTAACTATGCCGTAGTTGGCACCTCGAAAGGTGGCTCCGACTGGAACGAGTATCAGATTATGGACCTCCGCACCAAGCAGTACCTCCCCGACAAAATTGAATGGGTGAAGGTATCCGGCGTAGCCTGGCAGGGCAACGGCTTTTTCTACAGCCGGTACCCAAAGCCCGATGGCAGTGCATTGGCGGCTAAAAACGAAAATCATCAGGTTTTCTACCACGCCCTCAACACGCCCCAGTCGGCCGACCGGCTTGTGTATGAAGATCCCAAAAACCCACAGCGGTTCCACACGGTGGAAACCTCCGAAGACGAGCGCTTTGCGGTGATGTCGGTGAGCGACCGGGGTAAAGGCAAAGATGGCAACGCCCTGTATTATATGGATGCTAAGGCCGGACACAAAACCTTTGTGCCTGCCATTACCGAAATTACCGATGCACGCTACAACTTCATTGATAACGATGGCGATGCGTTTCTGATCGAAACCAATGCCGATGCCCCCAACGGCAAGCTGATTCGGTTTGAACCCAAAACCAAAACGACAACCGTACTGCTGGCCGAAAAACCGGAGCCGCTCTCAAGCATAGGCGTAGCCGGAGGCAAACTGTTTGCCAATTACTCCAAAGACGTCACCTCACGGGTCTACGTGTACGACCGCAAAGGCAAGCTCGAAAATGAGATTCAGTTGCCCGGTGTGGGTACGGTAAGCGGTTTCGGCGGTGAAAACGACGATAAATTTGTGTTCTTCACCTTTACGTCGTTTACGTTTCCGCCGACTATTTACCGCTATGACCTGGCGACTAAAGCCAGTACGGTATTCCGGCAGCCCGAGGTTGATTTTACGCCAACTGACTACGAAACCAAGCAGGTTTTCTACACCAGCAAAGACGGCACCCGCGTGCCTATGTTTATCACGTACAAAAAAGGCATCAAACTCGATGGTACCAACCCGACCCTGTTGTACGGGTACGGTGGTTTTAACATCAGCCTGCCCCCTTCGTTCAGCCCGCTCCGCATCGGTTTTCTCGAACAGGGGGGCGTATATGCGCAGGCCAACTTACGCGGGGGTGGTGAGTACGGCGAGAAATGGCATGAGCAGGGCATGAAGCTGAAAAAACAGAACGTGTTCGATGATTTCATTGCCGCTGCTGAGTACCTCATCGGGCAGAAATACACCTCCCCCGAGAAGCTCGCTATCAACGGTGGCTCAAACGGCGGTTTACTGGTAGGGGCCGTAATGAATCAGCGCCCTGAGCTGTTCAAGGTAGCCATTCCGCAGGTGGGTGTGATGGATATGCTCCGGTTCCACAAGTTTACGATTGGCTGGAACTGGATTGCCGATTACGGCAGCAGCGACAACGCCCAGGAGTTCAAGACCTTGTACAGCTACTCGCCCCTGCACAATATTAAGCCGGGCGTAAACTACCCCGCCACCATGGTCACCACCGCCGACCACGACGACCGGGTGGTACCAGCGCACTCGTTTAAGTATGCAGCTGCACTGCAAGCCGCTTACAAAGGTCCTAACCCGATGCTCATCCGCATTGACACGAACTCCGGGCACGGTGCCAGCAACACCAAAAAAGCGATTGAGTCTACCGCCGACACCTACGCATTTATTCTCTGGAACATGGGCGTAAAAAGCCTCCGCGAGATTGCGCAGAAATAA
- a CDS encoding lysophospholipid acyltransferase family protein, whose protein sequence is MRLLYTIWCALLFAILFTLFFPFIFLCIQWDSGRRYAQEAVRVMGKCFFFLIGMPIRVDWRFRPDAKQAYVYCANHFSYFDIAVTGVVVPGFYAFIGKKGVKKIPLFGYMFARLHIMVDREAARSRAYSLAKSIRVLKEGRSIIIFPEGGILTKEPPKMAYPFKDGAFIMAIQQQVPIVPMTLVNNHYILPDESPIRMRWAPVKVVFHEPIPTAGLTPDDLERLKEQTFRIIDNELHSQWAKTIPYESR, encoded by the coding sequence ATGCGACTGCTTTACACGATCTGGTGCGCCCTGCTGTTTGCTATCCTGTTCACGCTGTTTTTCCCGTTTATTTTTCTGTGTATTCAATGGGATAGCGGCCGACGGTACGCGCAGGAGGCCGTGCGGGTTATGGGCAAATGCTTTTTCTTCCTGATTGGCATGCCGATTCGGGTCGATTGGCGGTTTCGGCCCGACGCAAAGCAGGCGTACGTGTACTGCGCCAACCATTTTTCGTACTTCGACATTGCCGTGACGGGCGTGGTGGTGCCGGGTTTTTACGCGTTTATTGGCAAAAAAGGCGTTAAGAAAATTCCGCTGTTCGGGTACATGTTTGCCCGGTTACACATCATGGTCGACCGGGAAGCCGCCCGCAGTCGCGCCTATTCGCTGGCCAAATCGATTCGGGTACTCAAAGAAGGGCGGAGCATCATTATTTTTCCAGAGGGGGGTATCCTGACCAAAGAACCGCCCAAAATGGCCTATCCGTTTAAAGATGGCGCGTTTATCATGGCCATTCAGCAACAGGTACCGATTGTGCCCATGACGCTGGTGAACAACCACTACATCTTGCCCGACGAGTCGCCCATTCGGATGCGATGGGCCCCGGTCAAGGTTGTTTTTCACGAACCCATACCCACCGCCGGCCTTACGCCCGACGACCTCGAACGTCTGAAGGAACAGACGTTCCGTATTATTGATAACGAACTACACAGCCAGTGGGCTAAAACGATACCTTATGAAAGTCGATAA
- a CDS encoding NUDIX domain-containing protein, with amino-acid sequence MPKMNFCPQCASPLVEGEASGRSRLICSKPCGYIFYNNPLPVVGAIVEYDNDTVVLTQNIGWPAHWFGIVTGFLEQGEEPAQAILREIEEELGLTQAEIVEFLGIYTFYQRNEIIFTYHVRATGTIRMDETELQAVKLVPVSELKPWPFGTGPAVKEWLAKRGINA; translated from the coding sequence ATGCCCAAGATGAACTTTTGCCCGCAGTGCGCCAGCCCATTGGTGGAAGGAGAAGCAAGCGGCCGGTCGCGACTGATTTGCTCGAAACCCTGCGGTTATATTTTTTACAATAATCCGCTGCCGGTAGTTGGCGCTATAGTCGAGTACGATAACGACACCGTGGTACTTACCCAGAACATTGGCTGGCCCGCCCACTGGTTCGGTATTGTGACCGGGTTTCTTGAACAGGGCGAAGAGCCCGCTCAGGCCATTCTGCGCGAAATCGAAGAGGAGCTGGGGTTAACCCAAGCCGAAATCGTCGAGTTTCTGGGAATATACACGTTCTACCAGCGCAACGAGATTATTTTCACTTACCACGTACGGGCCACGGGCACTATCCGAATGGACGAAACGGAGTTGCAGGCCGTGAAACTCGTTCCGGTTTCGGAGCTGAAACCGTGGCCGTTTGGTACTGGCCCGGCCGTAAAAGAGTGGCTCGCCAAACGGGGGATCAACGCCTGA